From the Tigriopus californicus strain San Diego chromosome 4, Tcal_SD_v2.1, whole genome shotgun sequence genome, the window CCGAACCCATGAGGCTGTCCTGACTCTTGTTCTCTTTGAATTAGGCGCCGGCTCCTCGTCGGCCTCCCACCATGCGGCCAAAGATGCCATGGCTTCGAGTGACGATGACCTCAtggaagacgaagaggaagactccgaagacgaggacgagatCGCCTTGGACATGGAGGACGTCGAGAACGTGTCCAAAAAGGCccgacaagaagaagaaattcaTTCAGAGCACGTGCAAGTAAGCGGACGACCACTGAGAGGCATTGGCTGCCAAGATAAAAGCTAACTCTTCAAGTTTGTGCCTATTCGTTTCAGGTTCTAGAACGgttaaaagcaaaacaaaggGGTGATTACTTGAAAGGGACCGTATCCGGCTCCGTGCAAGCCACCGATCGACTGATGAAGGAGTTGCGTGACATCTACAAGTCGCCCAGCTTCAAATCCGGCTCCTATCAAGTTGAATTGGTCAATGACTCCCTCTACGAATGGAATGTCAAGATCATGCGCGTCGATCCCGATTCACCGCTCGCCGATGATTTGCGAAAGTTAAAGGAAAAAGAGGGCAAAGACCATATTCTTCTTTCGTTTATGTTCAAGGTAAGCACTCATTTGATCCACTCGGGGTTGTGTCCGCTTATTTAAGTCGCTTCCTCTTATAGGACACATTCCCTTTTGACCCGCCCTTTGTTCGCATGGTCCACCCCGTCCTTCATGGTGGTTACGTCTTGGACGGTGGGGCCCTCTGCATGGAATTGATGACCCCCCAAGGTTGGTCATCCGCATACACGGTGGAAGCTGTCATAATGCAGCTCTCGGCCACTTTGGTCAAAGGCAAAGCCAGAATTAAATTCGATGCACCTAGGGTAAGATTATCTCCTTTCTGTTTACCTCACGTGAGTCAAAGAATATCCGCTAAGTTTTTTTGGTCCGATTTTAGGGGACTTACAGTTTAGCTCGAGCCCAACAATCTTTCCGATCTTTGGTTCACATTCATGAGAAGAATGGTGAGTATTACGAGATAGAAAATGATATAATGATATCGAAAGAAATTGTCATCTGCTATATTATTTGATATACAGATTGAGTTCATTGATCTCAAATTTAAAAATCCATGTGATTGAACCGACTGTACTTGATCCTAGTTCAATGTCCCTATTATCCGCAAAAAACAAACGAAGACTTGGTCCATCAACTGGAACAAGGATGATAATATACTTCCTTGACTTTTTCAGGATGGTTCACTCCCCCTCAGGCAGATGGCTGATTTTTATTTGTGCTTGATGACTCCCAATTCCGCATATTTGGTTATTTAATAAAGGGACTCGGTCTCAATTTTCCTCTGAAACTTCACGCCGTGTTCGTCTTGTCCCATGTGCACCCTTGCATTTGGCCAGCACTCAAGTCCCGTGTAAGACGTGTTAGACAATTGTGTGCGTGCCCGTCATCTCAGGACCACACGGAGTGTCAAAGCATCACCTCTTGCTACGCTCATTTCACCTTGTACAACTGCTGCTACTCCTTCGATCTAAACAGTTTGACAAGCTTCCCTATCCAATCAAAGTGATGTGTcttgaacattgattttttaCCGAGCACTGCTCTTCCCTATAAAATGTGATCCTTGTAAGAGAGAACAACAAACCAACTCCTATTTTTTACACCACGGCCAAATTTTCCCAAGGCGGTCGCTTGATCACGTGTACAGACATTGATGTATAGCTTATGGTTGAATTTGAGATTATATGTTAATCATTGGCATCTGTTGTCATGGCGACGGATATCAATGACCAACTGAAGCCGTCGACCCCCTGTGCCTAACATTTGCGACGAATGACAGGCTCGGAGAAAGAACGACACCAACTCAAGGAAGCTAAAAGCGCTCTTTGTTATAATATGATTTCTTGAAAACATGCTTAGTAAGTACCATCATGGTTATCGTAGTGAATTTCAACCCCCGTGTCCACAAAGTCGGTAATTAGCAATTGAACACGAAGAGGCAGGATTCGAATGAAGTTTTGAATGTAGTAGTAGATCCCAGGCAGGAAGAGCACCGTTTCCCCGCGACGCATGCTCACTATAATGGTTCGAGCAGCATCCTCGGCCTTGACAATATTGATGAGACCTAAAAAGAGCGAGGTAAAAGCTTAAACAGAAGAGTCTCTCTCCCAAGAGCATGCAGCAACACATGCACAAGATTTGGACGCATTCGTCTTCAATTTAACAACGATGTGTTGAAACTCTTAGACGAGTTCAAGGGCAAATACCAACATTGTGAAGAAcgtcattttcttgaaaagttcagaacaaagaaaagcaagatTTCAGAATATCATGAATGATTGTATAGACCACCTACCAGGGAACCTGATAAGCGCCCCTTTCACCCTTCCGGTATCCACAATAAATGGAGCCACGGTCATGAGATGAAGATTATGATTGGGACGCTCTTGTCTGAAAAGGGAACAGGGAAAACTCGTGATCCCTTGGAGTTTTAATCATCCATCTCTGTAAGATTGCACCTCAATTCCAAGTAGAGCGATTCCATGTAACCACGAACTGCAAATTTACTGGCACAAAAAGGGATCATGTTTGGGAACCCGCCGTAGCCTCCCAAAGCTGCCACAGACACAATCGATCCGCGATCCATTTGGACCATGCGAGGTAAGAACGCTCGAACCATCCATAACTGACCTGTCAAGCAAATTAAGCATAAAAGCAGCATTCAGTTCGAAATTCTTCACACTTCAACCCCCACAAACCTAACAGGTTGACAGCCACTGTCTTTTCAATCTGACTAGGGGTGTATTGTCCCAATGGGCGGATGATTTGAATGCCCGCATTATTGATCAGTATGGTCACATCGCCCACATCGTTCTTGACTTCACGAGCCAACTCTTCAACTTGCTCGCGACTGGAGATGTCACATTTGTATCTGAAAACCGGGcgataataatgatgatggtcaGATCAAGTAGACTTGAATGGCCCAACTTCTTACCCGAAGGCCGGAAACCCGTGGCGTTTGATCATGTCTACCGTTTCATTATTGTGTTCCTCGTTCACGTCCACGGCCACGACAATGACCCCCAGTTTACTGAGTTGGAGACTAAGATGTCGACCGATACCATTGCCAGCCCCAGTAATAAGAGCGATTTCACCATGAATGTTCCTCTGAGGTCGATTGACGAACAATCGATAGAACGACCTCAAGAATGCCAGACTCGCACTTTTTACccatggaaaagaagaaatgttgATCTtaatagtaaaaaaaatagattatATCACTAAGAATGTGTTGCACTTGACACACTTGATGAAAAATAGAATGATATCGACGAAGATGACCATGCGCCGATAGAAGACCACGAAGGCAGAAACCAATGGATCCATGGTTGTCAAACTGCACCCTGGATTAGAGCTAGCCGATAAATAGTTGACAACTCACGGAATGGCTCTCTCTAAGCACTCATATTACAATAATTCGGGAGAAG encodes:
- the LOC131879039 gene encoding ubiquitin-conjugating enzyme E2 Q2-like produces the protein MACLGVLKQEIQAVSAGFPSDHGRFAITSATVDELTCRFIDHQGKKHVIHANITETYPSTPPVWFSESEDSQVTVALTGLSETSGLDNHLLHQVRRLIRQLCAAFSVPEPPELKRLDEGYYNPAPPAGAAADGGGPHSHHAKHHHHAHLGAGSSSASHHAAKDAMASSDDDLMEDEEEDSEDEDEIALDMEDVENVSKKARQEEEIHSEHVQVLERLKAKQRGDYLKGTVSGSVQATDRLMKELRDIYKSPSFKSGSYQVELVNDSLYEWNVKIMRVDPDSPLADDLRKLKEKEGKDHILLSFMFKDTFPFDPPFVRMVHPVLHGGYVLDGGALCMELMTPQGWSSAYTVEAVIMQLSATLVKGKARIKFDAPRGTYSLARAQQSFRSLVHIHEKNGWFTPPQADG
- the LOC131879041 gene encoding epidermal retinol dehydrogenase 2-like; this encodes MDPLVSAFVVFYRRMVIFVDIILFFINASLAFLRSFYRLFVNRPQRNIHGEIALITGAGNGIGRHLSLQLSKLGVIVVAVDVNEEHNNETVDMIKRHGFPAFGYKCDISSREQVEELAREVKNDVGDVTILINNAGIQIIRPLGQYTPSQIEKTVAVNLLGQLWMVRAFLPRMVQMDRGSIVSVAALGGYGGFPNMIPFCASKFAVRGYMESLYLELRQERPNHNLHLMTVAPFIVDTGRVKGALIRFPGLINIVKAEDAARTIIVSMRRGETVLFLPGIYYYIQNFIRILPLRVQLLITDFVDTGVEIHYDNHDGTY